In Desulfopila inferna, a single genomic region encodes these proteins:
- a CDS encoding 4Fe-4S dicluster domain-containing protein, whose product MSQYHIFQDTKRCINCRACEVQCKVNKQLPPGPKPTRVITVGPKMVGNLPRASYIFMPCFHCAKPWCVAACPTGAMQKRSEDGIVFVDQEACVGCKACIRACPWGAPQWSKETRKVVKCDYCMDRIDQGLKPACVTICMTKALSFGDDVTSLTAIRRERYARAVAELN is encoded by the coding sequence ATGAGTCAATATCATATATTTCAAGATACCAAGCGCTGCATCAATTGCCGTGCCTGTGAAGTACAGTGTAAAGTCAACAAACAGCTTCCTCCGGGTCCGAAGCCTACCCGGGTGATAACAGTCGGTCCGAAGATGGTGGGAAACCTGCCGCGGGCCTCCTATATTTTCATGCCATGCTTTCACTGCGCCAAGCCTTGGTGTGTGGCCGCATGTCCGACAGGCGCCATGCAGAAACGGTCGGAAGACGGCATCGTCTTTGTCGACCAGGAGGCCTGTGTCGGCTGCAAGGCCTGCATCCGGGCCTGTCCCTGGGGTGCTCCTCAATGGAGCAAAGAGACTCGCAAGGTGGTCAAATGCGACTACTGCATGGACCGTATCGACCAGGGACTGAAGCCCGCCTGCGTCACCATCTGCATGACCAAAGCCCTCTCCTTCGGAGATGATGTCACATCCCTCACGGCCATCCGCAGAGAGCGCTACGCCCGGGCGGTGGCTGAACTCAATTGA
- a CDS encoding superoxide dismutase family protein: protein MNRIQAFFFTFILCTVIPVPGLAQQDQNETTKSVKASFKKTVAVLHPTEGNTSSGTVTFTKVEEGIRIEADLSGLREGMHGFHIHEYGDCTAADGTSAGGHFNPAGSPHAGPEDSPRHAGDLGNVTVGADGTASYSRVDDIISFQGDHNILGHAVIVHEKKDDLSSQPTGDAGGRLSCGVIGIANTEKE, encoded by the coding sequence ATGAATCGAATACAAGCATTCTTTTTCACATTTATTCTTTGTACAGTGATACCTGTTCCCGGCTTAGCCCAGCAGGATCAGAACGAAACAACAAAGAGCGTCAAGGCTTCTTTCAAAAAAACGGTAGCGGTTCTGCATCCAACCGAAGGCAATACTTCATCGGGAACAGTGACATTCACCAAAGTAGAAGAGGGAATTCGTATAGAGGCAGATCTCTCCGGACTCCGCGAAGGAATGCATGGCTTTCATATTCATGAGTATGGTGACTGCACCGCTGCCGACGGAACTTCTGCCGGAGGGCATTTCAATCCCGCAGGCAGCCCACATGCAGGCCCCGAGGACAGCCCAAGACATGCCGGCGATTTAGGGAATGTTACAGTGGGTGCCGATGGCACTGCCTCATATAGTCGTGTAGATGACATTATCTCTTTCCAAGGGGATCACAATATTCTTGGGCACGCGGTCATAGTCCATGAAAAGAAAGACGATCTCTCTTCGCAGCCGACAGGAGATGCGGGAGGTCGTCTCAGTTGCGGAGTTATCGGCATCGCCAACACTGAAAAAGAGTAA
- a CDS encoding molybdopterin-containing oxidoreductase family protein: MTREKIYSVCGMCTVRCPIVAEVENGNIAFLQGNPHAPNVDGGLCARGAAAPGLIYDRERPQTPMIRAGNRGEGKWRKVSWDEAFDYVAEKLQKIIDAHGARSILLTDRGGPFRDLHRAFLKGLGSPNYCNHDGSCARNVQHAALSSYGFGRKGVVYDLKNAKHVVLQSRNMLEAINVREVSELTDALEDGCKLTVIDIRTNVSATKADTFFQVRPGSDYAFNLAVLHEIITHNLYDREYVQRHFKDFEHLENFIQPYSPEWAENETGVSAASLKTFVRDLVEAAPAVIWHPGWMTARYKDSFYMSRAAYLINALLGSVGAEGGLPIVNKPGDFGRKGLKSFMDLFEKPVDKRADGVGWKYPHFEAGPGIAQLAYKAIETQDPYPLKAYIAYRHDPLMGFADPDRQIKVFENLDLLVAVTFSWSDTAWYSDVVLPLSPFLERESTIATKGDLVPYMFVRKRALAPRYNTLADWEIISGLSKRMGLDQLVFDNIEDIWKFQLEGSGVSIEDFDKTGLVYLGEKSKYRNVETDKIFKTASGKVEVIDEKLESQGIPSLAPYVGPDKPGKGQFRITFGRVAVHTQGHTVNNPLLFELMPENTLVINDKKAAELDIASGDLVEVSNNGYSERIRAEVTDQIHPEAVFVVHGFGHRLPVESLAYGRGLADNRFMPDGNEIYDKAGGAVAFQEHFVTVRKVSVEETEENKA, from the coding sequence ATGACACGTGAAAAGATATACAGCGTGTGCGGCATGTGCACCGTTCGATGTCCCATAGTTGCGGAGGTGGAAAACGGAAACATCGCTTTTCTGCAGGGAAACCCTCATGCACCTAATGTCGATGGTGGCCTGTGCGCCCGCGGTGCTGCGGCGCCGGGACTGATATATGACCGAGAAAGACCCCAGACGCCGATGATCCGTGCCGGTAATCGCGGCGAGGGAAAATGGCGAAAAGTGAGCTGGGACGAAGCATTCGATTATGTCGCTGAAAAACTGCAGAAGATCATCGACGCCCATGGAGCCAGAAGCATCCTTCTCACCGATCGTGGCGGACCTTTCAGAGATCTGCACCGAGCATTCCTCAAGGGCCTGGGCTCACCGAACTACTGCAATCATGATGGTTCCTGCGCCCGAAACGTGCAGCATGCCGCACTATCCTCATACGGCTTCGGCCGCAAGGGAGTGGTTTACGATCTTAAAAACGCCAAACACGTGGTCCTCCAGTCCCGCAACATGCTTGAAGCTATCAACGTGCGCGAGGTCAGCGAACTCACCGATGCCCTGGAAGACGGCTGCAAACTCACCGTCATCGACATTCGTACCAATGTTTCGGCCACTAAGGCAGATACCTTTTTCCAAGTGCGCCCCGGCTCTGATTACGCATTCAATCTTGCCGTTCTTCATGAGATCATCACCCACAATCTCTACGATCGGGAGTATGTCCAAAGACATTTCAAAGATTTTGAACACCTTGAAAACTTCATTCAACCGTACAGTCCGGAATGGGCCGAGAATGAAACAGGAGTAAGCGCGGCATCTCTAAAAACCTTCGTACGCGACCTGGTCGAGGCGGCACCCGCCGTCATCTGGCACCCGGGATGGATGACTGCCCGTTATAAAGATTCTTTTTATATGTCCCGAGCAGCGTATCTGATCAATGCCCTGCTTGGATCAGTGGGCGCCGAGGGGGGACTGCCCATCGTCAACAAACCTGGCGATTTCGGACGGAAGGGTCTTAAGTCATTCATGGATCTTTTTGAAAAACCAGTGGACAAGCGGGCCGATGGAGTTGGCTGGAAGTATCCTCATTTCGAGGCCGGTCCCGGCATCGCTCAACTTGCCTACAAGGCCATAGAAACACAGGATCCTTATCCGCTGAAGGCGTATATCGCCTATCGCCACGATCCGCTGATGGGTTTTGCCGATCCGGACCGCCAGATAAAGGTTTTCGAAAATCTTGATCTTCTTGTGGCTGTGACCTTCTCATGGTCTGACACAGCCTGGTATTCCGATGTTGTCCTGCCGTTGTCCCCCTTTCTTGAACGCGAAAGCACCATTGCCACCAAAGGCGACCTGGTCCCCTATATGTTTGTCCGCAAAAGAGCCCTGGCGCCGCGCTACAACACCCTGGCCGACTGGGAAATCATTTCCGGGCTCTCCAAAAGAATGGGGCTCGACCAGTTGGTGTTCGACAATATCGAAGATATCTGGAAGTTCCAGCTTGAAGGAAGCGGCGTTTCCATAGAAGATTTCGATAAAACCGGGCTGGTCTACCTGGGCGAAAAGTCGAAATATCGGAATGTTGAAACCGACAAAATCTTCAAAACCGCTTCAGGCAAGGTTGAAGTCATCGACGAAAAGCTGGAGAGCCAGGGAATTCCCTCCCTGGCGCCCTATGTCGGCCCTGACAAACCTGGCAAAGGCCAGTTTCGCATAACCTTCGGTCGCGTAGCCGTTCACACCCAGGGCCACACCGTCAACAACCCCCTGCTTTTTGAATTGATGCCGGAAAACACTCTGGTGATCAATGACAAAAAAGCCGCAGAGCTGGACATCGCCAGCGGCGACCTGGTGGAAGTTTCCAACAACGGATATTCCGAGCGTATTCGCGCCGAGGTTACAGATCAGATTCACCCCGAAGCGGTATTTGTCGTTCATGGCTTTGGTCACCGTCTGCCCGTGGAGAGCCTGGCATACGGCAGAGGTCTTGCCGATAACCGCTTCATGCCCGACGGCAACGAAATCTACGACAAGGCAGGTGGAGCTGTGGCCTTTCAGGAACATTTTGTCACGGTCAGGAAAGTATCTGTCGAAGAAACTGAAGAAAACAAGGCATAG
- a CDS encoding diacylglycerol/lipid kinase family protein: protein MNDAPLVILNGNAGDRNHDQIRKAAAQRGYRLEETKYAGHGKEIARRAASSGNILIVAAGGDGTVWEVANGIMKAGKPATLGIIPLGTGNDLCRSLDIEHDIEAALRTIETGRETDIDVGELTAGSSKILFFNVSSCGFAGAVDKHLEETDKANWRTLSYIKSGFTALSELEPFHVDVFCEGQSCEEEKISADALNVVVGNGRFAASGIPVAPRANLTDGNLDLVLYLGQGISDQIFNSRLILSGEQDRSDTILSLRTPKFAMKFSRPLSINYDGELHDVEVDEVHYTIYSRRLRVIVGRNFS from the coding sequence ATGAATGATGCCCCACTTGTTATTCTAAATGGTAATGCCGGAGACAGAAATCATGATCAGATCAGGAAAGCTGCAGCACAGCGCGGCTATCGACTTGAGGAGACCAAATACGCAGGTCACGGAAAAGAAATTGCCCGCCGCGCTGCTTCCAGCGGTAACATTCTGATAGTGGCAGCCGGCGGAGACGGCACTGTCTGGGAGGTCGCCAACGGTATCATGAAAGCCGGGAAACCCGCGACCCTGGGTATCATCCCGCTGGGAACAGGCAATGACCTTTGCCGCAGCCTCGATATCGAACACGATATTGAGGCTGCTTTGCGAACCATCGAAACCGGCAGGGAGACAGATATCGACGTGGGCGAACTCACCGCCGGGAGTAGTAAAATTCTCTTTTTCAATGTTTCCTCATGCGGATTTGCAGGTGCGGTCGACAAACATCTGGAAGAGACAGATAAAGCAAACTGGAGGACACTTTCTTATATTAAATCAGGATTTACTGCTCTTAGCGAACTGGAACCCTTTCATGTCGACGTATTCTGCGAAGGCCAAAGCTGCGAAGAAGAAAAGATTAGCGCCGACGCCCTTAACGTGGTTGTGGGCAACGGCAGATTTGCGGCTTCGGGTATTCCGGTGGCCCCGAGGGCCAACCTGACCGACGGCAACCTGGATCTGGTACTTTATCTTGGACAGGGAATCTCTGATCAAATCTTTAACTCCAGGCTGATACTCAGCGGCGAGCAGGATCGTTCCGATACTATTTTATCGCTTCGTACACCGAAATTTGCTATGAAGTTTTCAAGGCCTCTCTCCATCAATTATGACGGTGAACTTCATGACGTAGAAGTCGATGAAGTTCATTACACTATTTATTCCAGACGCTTGAGGGTTATCGTTGGCAGAAATTTTTCCTGA
- a CDS encoding phosphatase domain-containing protein: MARFIRKLKKYSGRLRPFTILPFHSYGCDDTVVICGRVIENLESGSPRKDDPWWRNLRNMTRVFLRARAEKAHLTATVNGQSVSITTDDIGYFWEIVTLREKLEKPGWVDVHFVLEPVKGYSEIMNQSGAILSMPSSAPLSPGIISDIDDTILETYATDLLLSARMTFINNSTTRIAIAGMAELYKTIVRTTPLLSPVFYITSSSWSLYGLMNDFLELQDFPKGPLLMQKIGMANNKLIRRGHGHKTQKIETVLKIAKDLPFFLFGDNGQADRQIYFEIASRYPERIAAVCIRVAREKSKPFTADYKSLGIPYFEFEDGFSLREKLFEKGLLTRP; encoded by the coding sequence ATGGCACGATTCATCCGGAAACTGAAAAAGTATTCCGGTCGTCTACGTCCTTTTACCATACTGCCTTTCCACAGTTACGGCTGTGACGATACGGTGGTGATATGCGGCAGAGTCATCGAGAACCTGGAAAGCGGCTCCCCCAGGAAGGATGACCCCTGGTGGCGGAATCTTCGCAATATGACCAGGGTCTTCCTGCGCGCCAGAGCTGAAAAGGCGCACCTGACCGCAACTGTTAACGGCCAGTCCGTTTCCATAACAACCGATGACATCGGCTATTTCTGGGAAATAGTCACATTGCGGGAAAAACTGGAAAAGCCCGGTTGGGTAGATGTGCATTTTGTTCTTGAGCCGGTGAAGGGATATAGCGAAATCATGAATCAGAGCGGCGCCATCTTAAGCATGCCCTCCTCGGCGCCACTCTCGCCCGGTATCATAAGCGATATTGATGATACTATCCTGGAAACCTACGCTACTGATTTGCTCTTGAGCGCCAGGATGACCTTTATCAATAATTCCACGACACGCATCGCCATTGCAGGAATGGCGGAGTTATATAAGACCATTGTCCGTACAACTCCTCTGCTCTCTCCTGTTTTTTATATAACCAGTTCGAGCTGGAGTCTCTATGGCCTCATGAATGATTTTCTGGAACTGCAGGATTTTCCCAAGGGTCCTCTGCTGATGCAGAAAATCGGAATGGCCAACAACAAACTGATCCGCAGAGGTCATGGCCACAAAACTCAAAAAATCGAAACTGTTTTAAAAATTGCCAAAGATCTGCCCTTTTTTCTTTTCGGTGATAATGGGCAGGCCGACCGGCAAATCTACTTTGAGATTGCCAGCCGCTATCCAGAAAGAATAGCGGCCGTCTGTATCCGGGTGGCCCGGGAGAAGTCGAAGCCTTTTACGGCAGATTACAAGAGCCTGGGCATACCCTACTTCGAGTTTGAAGACGGCTTTTCCCTGCGGGAAAAATTATTTGAGAAAGGATTGCTCACTCGACCGTAG
- a CDS encoding bifunctional (p)ppGpp synthetase/guanosine-3',5'-bis(diphosphate) 3'-pyrophosphohydrolase — MQKSSFHHLPAEIPVKIQEKHSRGIHLPQSSESNVELARFRSRRLDDMCFRYLRPIEFRRTKKIRESLLNDTGMDVSKIIAAVEQVLKEENIGILGIQGRSKGIHSTYRKLRKYDMDITRVYDLIAVRVLVDDIDSCYQALSVLHKKYKPVTGRVKDYILRPKRNGYQSLHTTVTAPPGVFEVQFRTKAMHTEAEFGFAAHWLYDLMRKRRMKNFFPADRKTLSVLEARFLHQQKKKILQQVPVEEAVVFWNLRSSEQSFLK; from the coding sequence ATGCAAAAATCATCATTCCATCATTTGCCGGCGGAAATTCCTGTAAAAATACAGGAGAAACATTCACGGGGAATACATCTGCCTCAGTCCAGTGAGAGTAATGTAGAACTGGCCAGGTTCAGGTCCCGACGACTGGATGATATGTGTTTTCGCTATCTTCGCCCCATCGAATTCCGCCGCACAAAAAAAATCCGGGAGTCATTGCTGAACGATACCGGCATGGATGTCTCTAAAATTATCGCCGCGGTAGAGCAGGTGCTGAAGGAGGAAAATATCGGAATTCTTGGTATTCAGGGCAGGTCAAAAGGAATTCACAGTACTTACCGGAAGCTGCGTAAGTACGACATGGATATCACCCGAGTCTATGATCTCATTGCCGTGCGTGTTCTTGTAGACGACATCGACTCATGCTATCAGGCCCTAAGCGTTCTGCATAAAAAATACAAGCCGGTGACCGGACGTGTGAAAGACTATATCCTACGGCCAAAGCGCAATGGCTATCAGTCTCTGCACACTACTGTAACAGCTCCGCCTGGTGTGTTCGAGGTACAGTTCAGGACCAAAGCTATGCATACCGAAGCCGAGTTCGGCTTTGCCGCGCATTGGTTGTATGATCTGATGAGAAAGAGGCGGATGAAGAACTTTTTTCCTGCGGACCGGAAAACGCTGTCTGTCCTCGAAGCACGTTTTCTTCATCAGCAGAAAAAGAAAATTCTGCAGCAAGTGCCTGTCGAAGAGGCGGTGGTATTTTGGAATCTACGGTCGAGTGAGCAATCCTTTCTCAAATAA
- a CDS encoding DUF2267 domain-containing protein yields MTELKASPVLDKMVQSAHIWVKDIMYELNLSDPDQAYHVLRTTLQALRDRLPPAEAVHLGAQLPTLIRGVYYEGWKIADKPLKIRKKEEFYEHISELYNAPLAVEQETAARAVFKLLYHHLSEGEVKKIKEITPVKLQELWPHKV; encoded by the coding sequence ATGACGGAATTGAAAGCAAGCCCGGTTCTGGATAAAATGGTTCAATCCGCCCATATCTGGGTAAAGGACATAATGTATGAACTTAATCTGAGTGATCCTGATCAGGCGTACCATGTGCTGCGCACCACACTGCAGGCTCTGCGGGACCGTCTGCCGCCTGCCGAGGCAGTGCATCTTGGAGCTCAATTGCCCACATTAATCCGCGGGGTATATTACGAAGGCTGGAAGATTGCAGACAAGCCGCTGAAGATTCGCAAAAAAGAAGAATTCTACGAACATATCTCCGAACTCTACAATGCACCGCTGGCAGTGGAACAGGAAACCGCCGCTCGTGCGGTGTTCAAACTGCTGTACCACCACCTTTCCGAGGGAGAAGTTAAAAAGATTAAAGAAATAACTCCCGTAAAACTACAGGAATTATGGCCACATAAGGTGTGA
- a CDS encoding FAD-dependent oxidoreductase produces the protein MKQPTCPVTASLQAVEQALAGNGLTTPRGRRLTEDIQLLLRDIASGRASADHLATVDSLVGELLEFSQDSDIARLGTLLHATLENSRETFISHIDTHNCATGDCLKLVPAPCQMTCPAGIDIPSYVNLIAMGRDMEAIELIRRDNPFPWVCGLVCTRPCELMCVRGRIDSPVSIKFLKAFSAEKALSDRRYHNPKKAPDTKHKVAIVGAGPAGLTAAYYLALKGHGVRIIESLPMAGGMTMVGIPRYRLPREVIDLEVAMLQQLGIEFCFNTRFGTDIDMESLKKEGFDAFLFAIGAHGSYQLNITGEKEYNGVHSSIDFLRRVALGDRQPVGRNVIIVGGGNVAIDAARTAIRLGAENVTLAYRRTRHEMPADEEEVEQAEEEGVHLSFLTIPIEILGEDGKVTAIKCLRARMEKREGSDRLSPVPVEGSDFLIQTDAVIAAIGQQIERECLQSIDELQWSRRNTIMAEMVTMGTGIAGVFAAGDAVTGPATVVEAIGGGKRAAEAINRYFEGIPQPTLLPVPKRRARTKWLEVPATSRMTLRRPEMPLLNMERRRITFQQVELGYSENAAREEARRCLRCDICLRCGKCVRTCRDQMGIDALQFGYFDFDNPGPSDFRITEERCILCGACAANCPNDAIRIEDRGNERILSLCGTILNRQPLVSCSGCGTVLGPARYLDFVKEKTKSIAQVNQVTGALCNDCARSEAAHSKADNIALR, from the coding sequence ATGAAGCAACCAACATGCCCTGTTACTGCGAGTCTTCAAGCAGTCGAACAGGCGCTGGCGGGAAACGGACTCACAACTCCCCGCGGCCGGCGCCTTACAGAAGACATCCAGTTGTTGTTAAGAGACATTGCCTCAGGACGGGCAAGTGCGGATCATCTGGCCACCGTGGATTCCCTGGTGGGAGAACTCCTCGAGTTCAGTCAAGACTCCGATATTGCCCGGCTTGGAACCCTGCTGCATGCAACCCTGGAAAACTCCCGGGAAACGTTCATCAGCCACATAGACACCCATAACTGCGCCACCGGCGACTGTCTGAAACTGGTGCCGGCCCCCTGCCAGATGACATGCCCGGCCGGAATCGACATCCCCTCGTACGTCAACCTGATTGCCATGGGTCGTGACATGGAGGCTATCGAACTCATCCGCCGGGACAACCCTTTTCCATGGGTATGCGGGCTGGTCTGTACCCGTCCCTGTGAACTGATGTGCGTTCGTGGACGGATCGACAGTCCTGTATCCATCAAGTTTCTCAAGGCCTTTTCCGCAGAAAAGGCACTTTCGGACAGACGGTATCATAATCCGAAAAAGGCGCCCGATACAAAGCACAAGGTGGCGATCGTAGGGGCAGGTCCAGCCGGCCTGACCGCCGCCTATTATCTGGCACTCAAGGGCCATGGCGTCCGAATAATCGAATCGCTTCCCATGGCAGGAGGCATGACCATGGTTGGCATTCCCCGCTACCGCCTGCCGCGCGAGGTTATCGATCTTGAAGTTGCGATGCTGCAGCAGCTGGGAATCGAATTTTGTTTCAACACCCGTTTCGGCACCGATATTGATATGGAGTCACTGAAGAAGGAAGGTTTCGATGCCTTCCTGTTTGCCATAGGTGCACATGGCAGCTATCAGTTGAATATTACCGGAGAAAAGGAATATAATGGTGTACACAGCTCCATCGATTTCCTGCGCAGGGTCGCTCTTGGAGACAGGCAACCTGTGGGACGAAACGTCATTATCGTCGGCGGAGGGAATGTAGCCATAGACGCTGCACGTACGGCTATCCGGCTGGGAGCAGAAAATGTCACCCTCGCCTATCGGCGGACGCGCCATGAAATGCCCGCCGACGAGGAAGAAGTAGAGCAGGCAGAGGAGGAAGGCGTTCATCTCTCATTCTTGACAATACCCATTGAGATTCTGGGAGAAGACGGCAAGGTTACCGCCATTAAATGCCTGCGTGCAAGAATGGAAAAACGCGAGGGGAGCGACCGCCTCTCACCCGTACCGGTGGAGGGCAGTGATTTCCTCATCCAGACCGATGCGGTCATCGCCGCCATTGGCCAGCAGATAGAGAGGGAGTGCCTGCAATCAATAGATGAACTGCAGTGGTCTCGCCGCAATACCATTATGGCCGAAATGGTAACCATGGGGACCGGCATAGCGGGAGTTTTCGCAGCCGGCGACGCCGTCACCGGACCGGCTACTGTTGTCGAGGCCATCGGTGGCGGAAAACGAGCCGCCGAGGCCATCAACCGGTATTTCGAGGGCATTCCGCAACCCACTCTGCTGCCCGTTCCCAAACGCCGCGCCCGCACGAAATGGCTTGAGGTCCCGGCAACCTCACGGATGACCCTGCGCCGCCCGGAAATGCCCTTGCTCAATATGGAACGAAGACGCATCACCTTTCAGCAGGTGGAGCTCGGCTATTCAGAGAATGCGGCCCGTGAGGAAGCACGTCGCTGCCTGCGCTGCGACATCTGCCTGCGCTGCGGAAAATGTGTGCGCACCTGCAGGGACCAGATGGGAATCGATGCCCTGCAGTTTGGCTATTTCGACTTCGACAATCCCGGACCAAGTGATTTCCGCATTACCGAAGAACGCTGCATTCTTTGCGGAGCATGCGCCGCCAACTGTCCGAATGACGCAATCCGCATCGAGGACCGGGGGAATGAACGAATCCTGTCGCTATGCGGCACCATTCTCAATCGTCAGCCGTTGGTATCGTGCAGCGGCTGCGGCACCGTTCTGGGACCTGCGCGATATCTTGATTTTGTAAAAGAAAAAACAAAATCCATTGCTCAGGTGAATCAGGTTACCGGTGCTCTGTGCAACGATTGTGCACGCAGCGAAGCAGCCCATTCCAAGGCTGACAATATCGCATTGCGCTAA
- a CDS encoding HAD family hydrolase produces the protein MLYSAVIFDLDGTLLDTLDDLAETGNQVLEEQGYPVHPPDAYKFFVGEGMQTLVERITPDSATDSEKQACFNRFKTLYSRYWNRRTRPYEGVMQLLALLEKKGFQLGILSNKPHDFTLMCVDYFFPEGTFGQVFGQRSEIPRKPDPAGALEIAGRFGSTPDECIYIGDTSIDMQTGKSAGMYTIGILWGFRGAAELQENGADRIAKTPQELAEVINSLSSGNEHA, from the coding sequence ATGTTATATTCCGCAGTGATTTTTGATCTCGACGGCACACTTCTCGATACCCTGGATGATCTGGCCGAGACAGGCAACCAGGTACTTGAGGAACAAGGCTATCCGGTTCACCCGCCGGATGCCTATAAATTTTTTGTAGGAGAAGGGATGCAGACCTTGGTTGAAAGGATAACTCCGGATTCGGCAACCGATTCAGAGAAGCAGGCCTGCTTCAATCGTTTTAAAACCTTGTATTCCCGATATTGGAACCGCAGGACCAGACCCTATGAAGGTGTGATGCAGCTTCTTGCCCTTCTGGAAAAGAAAGGTTTTCAACTTGGCATTCTTTCCAACAAACCGCATGATTTTACCCTGATGTGTGTCGATTATTTCTTCCCGGAAGGGACCTTTGGACAGGTTTTCGGGCAACGGTCGGAAATTCCGAGAAAACCCGATCCTGCCGGGGCGCTGGAAATTGCCGGACGATTCGGAAGCACTCCCGATGAGTGCATTTATATCGGTGATACCAGTATCGACATGCAGACTGGAAAATCTGCCGGCATGTATACCATTGGGATTCTCTGGGGCTTCCGTGGTGCGGCTGAACTGCAGGAGAACGGCGCTGACAGGATTGCGAAGACTCCGCAGGAACTGGCCGAGGTAATAAACAGTCTCTCTTCCGGAAATGAGCACGCTTAG
- a CDS encoding ferritin family protein, translating to MQFRNLDEAIDFAIEKEREAADFYRRISEQESLNNKEMFLEFCREEEKHEELLKQLKSGKTTGELDNYKWKWIIDIKRSNYVEKIEYKAGMTYREILMLASKREEQALAMYNQFLKGAENDHEKKLFKMLCQEEARHKLAIEGMLDDFMAEMGD from the coding sequence ATGCAATTCAGGAATCTCGATGAAGCCATTGACTTCGCCATAGAGAAAGAAAGAGAAGCGGCCGACTTCTACCGCCGGATAAGTGAACAGGAATCATTGAATAATAAAGAAATGTTTTTGGAGTTTTGTCGGGAAGAAGAAAAACACGAAGAACTCCTGAAGCAGCTCAAATCTGGCAAGACAACAGGAGAGCTCGACAATTACAAATGGAAATGGATTATAGATATCAAGCGCAGCAATTATGTGGAGAAAATCGAATATAAAGCAGGCATGACCTACAGGGAAATTTTGATGCTTGCCTCCAAGCGTGAGGAACAGGCGCTGGCCATGTATAACCAATTTCTCAAGGGAGCTGAAAACGACCACGAGAAAAAGCTCTTCAAAATGCTTTGTCAGGAGGAAGCCCGCCACAAACTGGCAATCGAAGGCATGTTGGATGACTTCATGGCTGAAATGGGCGACTGA
- a CDS encoding YtxH domain-containing protein codes for MKNYKNYMRWHKKTNGRGKIVMGTLAGIAAGLTAGFLTAPRSGKETRTILTTRAADTIDRVGSSVGRTKEEVIAASKERFEQGREEIEKARADLK; via the coding sequence ATGAAAAATTATAAGAACTATATGAGATGGCACAAAAAGACCAATGGGCGAGGGAAAATTGTCATGGGAACTCTGGCCGGCATTGCCGCGGGGTTGACGGCAGGATTTCTTACGGCGCCTCGTTCAGGGAAGGAAACCCGGACTATTCTGACGACCAGGGCTGCTGACACCATTGACAGAGTAGGCAGCAGTGTCGGCAGGACCAAAGAAGAGGTCATCGCCGCAAGTAAAGAGCGGTTCGAGCAAGGCCGGGAGGAAATTGAAAAAGCCAGAGCGGACCTGAAGTAG